The Pseudocalidococcus azoricus BACA0444 genome segment GCAGAAAAGACGAAGCAGCAAATTTTAGACGCGGCTGAAATTGAATTTGCCAAGCATGGTCTGAAAGGTGCAAGAACAGACAAAATTGCTAAAGCTGCTGGTGTCGCTTCGCGCATGATTTATTACTACTTCGAGAGCAAAGAAGGGCTGTATCAAACCGTTCTCCAACGTCCGGCAACAGAGATTCAAGATGCGATCGCCCAAATTGATTTTGCAATCTCATCGCCAGATCAAGCTTTAGCAGCCGTGATTCGAGCCGCAATCGCTTATGAGACCAAACATCGCCACCGTGGAATGCTGCTGTTTCAGGAAGCGAGTCAGAATCAAGGAAAATACTTTATTCAAACCAACT includes the following:
- a CDS encoding TetR/AcrR family transcriptional regulator, translated to MVNQSTQKSGRAVRDAEKTKQQILDAAEIEFAKHGLKGARTDKIAKAAGVASRMIYYYFESKEGLYQTVLQRPATEIQDAIAQIDFAISSPDQALAAVIRAAIAYETKHRHRGMLLFQEASQNQGKYFIQTNWQRAIDLLTGLLEQGIKAGIFRPLDPYMTTLNIIGVCVFYGNAHENLKHLTPNQDLLSAEMIEQYTQAAIDLILKGVQNTSTHQ